A single window of Mustelus asterias unplaced genomic scaffold, sMusAst1.hap1.1 HAP1_SCAFFOLD_77, whole genome shotgun sequence DNA harbors:
- the LOC144483712 gene encoding uncharacterized protein LOC144483712: MMGSPKRASPEGLVGEETESWQTADVGCKGSPKRASPEGLVGEETESWQTADVGCKGSPKRASPEGLVGEETESWQTADVGCKGSPDRASPEGLVEEETELWRTSDLAGGGSVGALDERRRHKCLACGRAFSRPSNLARHQCSQGGEEPHRCEECGAGFRLAAELAAHRPSHGGARPFACAECGKRFTRASHLLTHRRVHTGERPYPCAVCGKGFNQSSNRLRHQRVHAGQRLFVCPLCGDGFTDSSTLLRHRRLHTGERPFACPDCGKRFTRSSHLRTHRRLHTGERPYPCPDCGRRFTQSSHLLTHRHVHAPERPFRCPLCGRGFVQLSHMLSHRFSHTEEEGGEEGASPNSPASGEGEENPRGLPQKAQ; the protein is encoded by the coding sequence ATGATGGGGAGTCCGAAACGCGCCTCGCCCGAgggtctggtgggggaggagacgGAGTCTTGGCAGACGGCGGACGTTGGATGCAAAGGGAGTCCGAAACGCGCCTCGCCCGAgggtctggtgggggaggagacgGAGTCTTGGCAGACGGCGGACGTTGGATGCAAAGGGAGTCCGAAACGCGCCTCGCCCGAgggtctggtgggggaggagacgGAGTCTTGGCAGACGGCGGACGTTGGATGCAAAGGGAGCCCAGACCGCGCCTCGCCCGAGGGTCTGGTGGAGGAGGAGACGGAGTTGTGGCGGACGTCAGATTTGGCCGGCGGAGGGAGCGTGGGGGCCCTCGACGAGCGCCGCCGGCACAAGTGCCTGGCCTGTGGGCGCGCCTTCAGCCGCCCCTCCAACCTGGCGCGTCACCAGTGCAGCCAGGGCGGCGAGGAGCCTCACCGCTGTGAGGAGTGCGGGGCTGGCTTCAGGCTGGCCGCCGAGCTGGCGGCCCACAGGCCCAGCCACGGCGGGGCGCGACCCTTCGCTTGCGCCGAGTGCGGCAAGCGTTTCACCCGGGCCTCCCACCTGCTGACCCACCGCCGGGTCCACACGGGCGAGCGACCCTACCCGTGCGCCGTCTGCGGCAAGGGTTTTAACCAGTCGTCCAACCGCCTGAGGCACCAGAGAGTGCACGCCGGGCAGCGGCTCTTTGTCTGCCCGCTGTGCGGTGACGGTTTCACCGACTCATCCACCCTGCTGCGTCACCGGCGCCTCCACACGGGCGAACGCCCCTTCGCCTGCCCGGACTGCGGCAAGCGTTTCACCCGCTCCTCCCACCTGCGGACGCACCGCCGTCTCCACACGGGCGAGCGCCCCTACCCCTGCCCGGACTGCGGGCGCCGCTTCACCCAGTCCTCCCACCTGCTGACCCATCGGCACGTCCACGCCCCCGAGCGCCCCTTCCGATGCCCGCTGTGCGGCCGAGGCTTCGTCCAGCTCTCCCACATGCTGAGCCACCGGTTCTCCCACAccgaggaggaagggggggaagagggagcgtCGCCCAACTCGCCCGCCTCCGGAGAGGGCGAGGAAAACCCCCGGGGTCTCCCGCAGAAAGCTCAGTGA
- the LOC144483745 gene encoding uncharacterized protein LOC144483745, which yields MEKPCKCGDCGKGFRNQSALETHRRIHTGERPFACSVCGKGFTHSSHLGAHQVVHSRERPFTCPECGKGFTHSSHLGAHQVVHSKERPFTCPECGKGFSHSSHLGAHQRVHTRERPFACPECGRGFAQASDLVTHQQVHSRDRPHACPECGKGFAQPADLVAHQVVHRKERPFTCSVCGKGFMQSADLVAHQAGHSRERPFTCPECGKGFSQSADLVAHQAGHSRERPFTCPECGKGFSQSADLVAHQAGHSRERPFTCPECGKGFSQSADLVAHQAGHSRERPFTCPECGKGFSQSADLVAHQAGHSRERPFTCPECGKGFSQSADLVAHQAGHSRERPFTCPECGKGFSQSAELVAHQEGHSRERPFTCPECGKGFSQSAELVAHQEGHNRDKPFTCPECGKGFTQSSHLATHQQVHSKERPFTCPECGKGFTQSSHLATHQQVHSGERPFSCTVCGKGFAQSSHLATHQQVHSGERQFSCTVCGKGFKQSSHLLAHQAVHSGERQFPCPVCGKGFKQSSHLLAHQVVHSGERQYSCPECGKRFTQSSHLVAHQLVHGGERPFTCSECGKRFAQSSHLVTHSQVHAREKPFTCPECGRGFIQSSHLAAHRVVHAREKPFTCPECGRGFVQSSHLAAHRVVHARERPFTCPECGKGFAQSFYLLMHQRVHAGKYSPPALGASREPLAGPPLCRSASEFALLRAPTFAPCVGMDSLLHLLFHPGCRNPGEFALGGGYPPALGVGRESLGHPADS from the coding sequence atggagaaaccgtgcaaATGTGGggactgcgggaagggattcaggaACCAGTCTGCACTGGAAACCCATcggcgcattcacaccggggagagaccgttcgcctgctctgtgtgtgggaagggattcactcactcgtCCCATTTGGGGGCGCACCAGGTAGTTCACAGCAGGGAGCGCCCCTTCACCTGCCCCGAGTGCGgcaagggattcactcactcgtCCCATTTGGGGGCGCACCAGGTAGTTCACAGTAAGGAGCGACCCTTCACCTGCCCCGAGTGCGGCAAGGGATTCAGCCATTCGTCCCACCTGGGGGCGCACCAACGGGTCCACACGCGGGAGCGCCCCTTCGCCTGCCCCGAGTGTGGCAGGGGTTTTGCCCAGGCGTCCGACTTGGTGACCCAccagcaggtccacagcagggACAGGCCCCACGCCTGCCccgagtgcgggaagggattcgctcagccGGCTGATCTCGTGGCGCACCAGGTGGTCCACAGgaaggagaggcccttcacctgctctgtgtgcgggaagggattcatgcAGTCTGCCGATCTGGTGGCGCACCAGGCGGGACACAGTAGGGAGCGACCCTTCACCTGTCccgagtgcgggaagggattctctcAGTCGGCCGATCTGGTGGCGCACCAGGCGGGACACAGTAGGGAGCGACCCTTCACCTGTCccgagtgcgggaagggattctctcAGTCGGCCGATCTGGTGGCTCACCAGGCGGGACACAGTAGGGAGCGACCCTTCACTTGTCccgagtgcgggaagggattctctcAGTCGGCCGATCTGGTGGCTCACCAGGCGGGACACAGTAGGGAGCGACCCTTCACTTGTCctgagtgcgggaagggattctctcAGTCGGCCGATCTGGTGGCTCACCAGGCAGGACACAGTAGGGAGCGACCCTTCACCTGTCccgagtgcgggaagggattctctcAGTCGGCCGATCTGGTGGCTCACCAGGCGGGACACAGTAGGGAGCGACCCTTCACCTGTCccgagtgcgggaagggattctctcAGTCGGCTGAGCTGGTGGCTCACCAGGAGGGACACAGTAGGGAGCGACCCTTCACCTGTCccgagtgcgggaagggattctctcAGTCGGCTGAGCTGGTGGCTCACCAGGAGGGACACAACAGAGACAAGCCCTTCACCTGTCcagagtgcgggaagggattcactcagtcctcccaccTGGCCACGCACCAGCAAGTCCACAGCAaggagagacccttcacctgcccagagtgcgggaagggattcacccagtccTCCCACCTGGCCACGCACCAGCAGgtccacagcggggagagaccgtttTCCTGCAcggtgtgcgggaagggattcgctcagtcctcCCACCTGGCCACGCACCAGCAGGTCCACAGCGGGGAGAGGCAGTTCAGCTGCACGGTGTGCGGGAAGGGGTTTAAACAGTCCTCCCACCTCCTGGCTCACCAGGCCGTCCACAGCGGGGAGAGGCAGTTCCCCTGCCCCGTGTGCGGGAAGGGGTTTAAACAGTCGTCCCACCTCCTGGCTCACCAGGTCGTCCACAGCGGGGAGAGGCAGTACTCCTGTCCCGAGTGCGGCAAGCGGTTCACTCAATCCTCCCACCTGGTGGCCCACCAGTTAGTCCACGGCGGGGAgcggccattcacttgctccgagTGCGGCAAGCGGTTTGCCCAGTCCTCCCACCTGGTGACACACAGCCAGGTCCACGCCAGGGAGAAGCCCTTCACTTGCCCCGAGTGCGGCCGGGGCTTCATCCAGTCCTCCCACCTGGCCGCCCACCGGGTGGTCCACGCCAGGGAGAAGCCCTTCACCTGCCCCGAGTGCGGCCGCGGGTTCGTCCAGTCCTCCCACCTGGCCGCCCACCGGGTGGTCCACGCCAGGGAGCGCCCCTTCACCTGCCCCGAGTGCGgcaagggattcgctcagtccttCTACCTGCTGATGCACCAGCGTGTTCACGCCGGGAAGTACTCCCCGCCGGCCCTGGGTGCGTCGAGGGAgccgctcgccggcccccctcTCTGCCGCAGCGCCAGCGAGTTCGCTCTGCTGCGGGCGCCCACCTTCGCCCCCTGCGTGGGCATggactccctcctccacctgctCTTCCACCCCGGCTGCCGGAACCCCGGCGAGTTCGCCCTGGGGGGAGGCTACCCGCCGgccctgggggtggggagggagtcgcTTGGCCACCCCGCTGATTCATGA